A genomic region of Lysinibacillus sp. 2017 contains the following coding sequences:
- a CDS encoding NPCBM/NEW2 domain-containing protein, with translation MKKVLSIATAAAMAINIVSVPFNVLAEEVPGQNVVNLAIEEQVNTSSKAFVSKFSLQGKDILSAYNEVFKMDNTNIKSIENNGGVYSKSYLKYAIDENLTTHWETGKPNSDTFTNEVVFTFNELTDLNRIVYAARPGGKGYAQEFEVYGSTTDGSDDFTLVTEGEYKGSVGDVIEIKFNRKEFKRLKFVFKKANQNWASAGEFSFYKEDLVTDQMANLFTDSTKSKISDDFNSLEALNKLENNVKAHPLYEQFKEDIENAKALVNQQNIEATTAVTNTFSHYANAQYAEQFRMDYDNIKSIHNNAGHYSSAVIENAVDGKLDTYWETNKANSASFSNEVEVAFKEAVTLDRVMFGARASDRKGFAEEFEIYASQTSQGDTYQLVATGKQTMVAGLVEAKFEPTTFKRVKFVFKKSNQNWATLSELAFYKEDEIQDKMNRLFTDTTMSKVVSTYDTLDKINALEAEVKSHPLYETYKEAIELAKQIVKGELVTEGRIIEAEQHGNMVSHAQQKLKMSYGTNNQPTGIVARAGEKITVYVDADAGGPLPQLVFTQQEGSWNAWTNTISLKQGKNEFTVPKIYTGNVTQGGPIYIVNPYTSEQQKKAPVIRFEGGERFPIFKKGTDPQAFKVFLTDYHNRLNADNAEHPDVLDRELIDVVEIVSDRIIFTGTASQAYDAYITKNNDPMGTVNGYDVWINKLFEFSGLDGSSEIHDSKLIRENIRLMQPYGAMYAAGNHTGIQRGTVPLMFNDFSKTYPGWGLTHEIGHRMAVGVREYGEVTNNMVSMGMSVDYHSIDTRIPYETMYGYLIEENKVSRENTGYFGGLGAFWQLELAHPGYWAELNKLYRERNLSLTNGDLSKQKYLIELSSEVLQQDLSSYFARHGFTVSDETKAVVSKYAAPKKLWYLNNSVIGYEGTGFKASALVDINIMRNEEKRKNTLMLDMDKDNTNALLGYEIIRNGKVIGFTSTATFVDQNVDVNENYTYEVIAYDKKLNSLKRVGVKAFQPALSIENQLTLKLQQEFDPMDYVKAVDYQGTDITQDVTVTSNVDTNKKGTYKIVYTINHNGSTETKTTEVTVVSDFEYASDISPVTAKIAWGGYQKDKSPSGGIIGLMRQGLETTYAKGIGAHAASEVVFNIEDKGFDFFESYIGIDQAMKGSKSSATFEVWVDGEKQYVSDVVESSTESNFVKVPVTGAKEVKLITTDAGINGNAADHTVWADAKFTKNESKPVLTVAEDFAMVKLNSDFDLLKGVNAFDAEDGDLLSAVKVTVNGYTPNKSGLYQVDYAVTDNDGNTVTTSKEVYVYSDTTFATDIDWKSATTAWNKVNKDKASAGDIIKLLVNGETKEFEKGIGTHANSEIVYDLEGENFDYFETFVGIERSIAENATSSVTFKVLADGQEVYNSGVMKYNTEAKFVRIPVKGVKELKLIANDGGYNGSDHAAFADAKFYFSNGLPELSIPQSVATKVGEPINVNVAYTAVDAEDGDLTSQVNVTGIDKVNFNKPGKYEITYTVIDHDGNTVTKTRTIAVVNMGDYNYLSDFDWSSTQNSYAAPIKDKAISNNRLKLTNDNGSEVVYEKGIGAHSNSTIVYDLTDKDAAYFTSFVGVDRQMYNSVGSVVFQVYVDGVKQFDSGLMASKAAHKFVEVNLAGAKELKLVVTDGGNGNGSDHATWGDAKLHFANANRVYTDDLASSIEIAQAEDLESYTEASVEALQNAITNANAVLADINASQTEVDEALTALNAAKLGLVAIDFNQVIAISDAALSNAIKTTLGINGDITLGDMQNLTTLTSESQGIRSLEGLQYAKNLETLTISANEITDFSTLKGLRKLMTLNANPQFVEMGEMKGSVIEIENIVRGIDGLKVKPVSVVFSNTIIQESKEVDVKGLDEHPELFTIDLTNEEKGLYWLGLSYKIEESTVMLRYLINNK, from the coding sequence TTGAAAAAAGTATTGTCAATTGCAACAGCAGCAGCTATGGCTATTAACATTGTGAGTGTTCCATTTAATGTGTTGGCTGAAGAGGTACCAGGTCAAAATGTAGTGAATCTAGCAATCGAAGAGCAGGTCAACACATCATCTAAAGCTTTCGTGAGTAAATTTAGTTTGCAAGGGAAAGACATTTTAAGTGCATACAATGAAGTTTTCAAAATGGATAATACGAATATTAAATCGATCGAAAACAATGGTGGGGTGTATTCTAAGTCGTATCTTAAATATGCAATCGATGAAAATTTAACTACCCACTGGGAGACAGGAAAACCTAATAGTGACACGTTTACAAATGAAGTGGTGTTTACTTTCAATGAATTAACGGATTTAAATCGCATCGTTTATGCAGCGCGTCCAGGTGGTAAAGGCTATGCTCAGGAATTTGAAGTATATGGTTCTACTACAGATGGAAGCGATGATTTTACTTTAGTAACGGAAGGTGAATATAAAGGCTCTGTTGGAGATGTCATTGAAATTAAATTTAACCGTAAAGAGTTTAAGCGACTTAAATTTGTATTTAAAAAAGCCAATCAGAACTGGGCAAGTGCGGGTGAATTTAGTTTTTATAAAGAAGATTTAGTAACGGATCAAATGGCTAATTTATTTACGGATAGCACAAAAAGTAAAATATCCGATGATTTTAATTCGCTAGAAGCATTAAATAAGCTTGAAAATAATGTGAAAGCACATCCTCTATATGAACAATTTAAAGAGGATATCGAAAATGCTAAAGCATTAGTAAATCAGCAAAACATAGAAGCAACTACAGCGGTAACGAACACATTTAGTCATTATGCAAATGCACAGTATGCTGAGCAATTTAGAATGGACTATGACAATATCAAAAGTATACATAACAATGCAGGTCACTATAGCAGTGCTGTTATCGAAAACGCCGTTGACGGCAAATTAGATACATATTGGGAAACAAACAAAGCGAATAGTGCTAGTTTTTCAAATGAAGTGGAAGTAGCATTCAAAGAAGCCGTTACATTAGATCGTGTGATGTTTGGAGCAAGAGCATCTGACCGTAAAGGGTTTGCAGAAGAGTTTGAAATCTACGCTTCTCAAACATCACAAGGAGATACATATCAGCTAGTAGCAACTGGTAAGCAAACAATGGTAGCCGGATTAGTGGAAGCTAAATTCGAACCGACAACATTTAAGCGTGTGAAGTTTGTATTTAAAAAGTCCAATCAAAACTGGGCAACATTATCTGAATTAGCATTCTACAAAGAAGATGAGATCCAAGATAAGATGAACCGTCTCTTTACAGATACTACAATGAGTAAGGTCGTATCAACATACGATACATTGGATAAAATCAATGCGCTAGAAGCAGAAGTTAAGTCGCATCCTTTATATGAAACGTATAAAGAGGCCATTGAGCTAGCGAAACAGATTGTAAAAGGTGAGCTTGTTACCGAAGGAAGAATTATTGAAGCCGAACAGCACGGGAATATGGTTAGTCATGCGCAACAAAAGCTGAAAATGTCATATGGAACAAATAACCAGCCAACTGGAATTGTAGCAAGAGCTGGTGAGAAGATTACGGTATATGTAGATGCAGATGCTGGTGGGCCATTACCACAACTAGTCTTCACACAACAGGAAGGTAGCTGGAATGCGTGGACAAACACGATTAGTTTAAAGCAAGGTAAAAACGAATTTACAGTTCCAAAAATTTACACAGGAAATGTGACGCAAGGCGGACCCATCTATATCGTCAATCCGTACACATCTGAACAGCAAAAGAAAGCTCCCGTTATTAGATTTGAAGGGGGAGAAAGATTCCCGATTTTCAAAAAAGGTACAGATCCACAAGCATTTAAAGTATTTTTAACAGACTATCATAACCGTTTAAATGCAGATAATGCAGAACATCCGGATGTGTTAGACCGCGAATTAATCGATGTAGTTGAAATCGTGAGTGACCGTATTATTTTCACAGGTACAGCTTCACAAGCATATGACGCATATATTACAAAAAATAATGATCCAATGGGTACAGTAAATGGTTATGATGTGTGGATAAATAAATTATTCGAATTCTCTGGATTAGATGGCAGCAGCGAAATACATGATTCAAAATTGATTCGAGAAAATATTCGTTTAATGCAACCATATGGCGCAATGTACGCCGCAGGAAATCATACAGGTATTCAAAGAGGTACTGTTCCTTTAATGTTTAATGATTTTAGTAAAACATACCCTGGGTGGGGGTTAACCCACGAAATAGGACATCGCATGGCTGTTGGTGTACGAGAATATGGCGAAGTTACAAATAACATGGTATCGATGGGGATGTCAGTGGATTATCATTCAATCGATACGCGCATTCCGTATGAAACAATGTATGGCTATTTAATTGAGGAAAATAAAGTTTCAAGAGAAAATACAGGTTATTTCGGAGGACTCGGGGCGTTTTGGCAGCTTGAATTAGCACACCCTGGCTACTGGGCAGAATTAAATAAGCTCTATAGAGAAAGAAACCTATCGCTTACAAACGGAGATTTGTCCAAGCAAAAATATTTAATTGAATTATCTTCAGAAGTATTACAGCAAGATTTAAGCAGTTATTTCGCCCGACATGGATTTACGGTAAGTGATGAAACGAAAGCGGTAGTTAGCAAGTATGCCGCACCTAAAAAATTGTGGTATTTAAATAATAGTGTAATTGGTTATGAAGGGACGGGCTTTAAGGCAAGTGCTTTGGTCGATATCAATATCATGCGTAACGAAGAAAAACGAAAAAATACGTTAATGCTGGATATGGACAAGGACAATACAAATGCTTTACTAGGCTATGAAATTATTCGTAATGGGAAAGTAATTGGCTTTACTTCAACTGCAACGTTTGTCGATCAAAATGTTGATGTAAACGAAAACTATACGTATGAAGTAATTGCGTATGACAAAAAGCTGAATAGTTTAAAACGTGTTGGAGTTAAGGCTTTCCAACCAGCACTTTCTATCGAAAATCAGTTAACACTTAAATTACAACAAGAATTTGACCCAATGGATTATGTAAAGGCAGTTGACTATCAAGGAACGGATATTACACAAGACGTTACCGTTACATCAAATGTGGATACCAATAAAAAAGGTACTTATAAGATTGTTTATACAATCAATCATAACGGAAGTACGGAAACAAAAACGACAGAAGTTACTGTAGTAAGTGACTTTGAATACGCTTCAGATATTAGCCCTGTAACTGCAAAGATTGCGTGGGGTGGTTACCAGAAAGATAAATCGCCATCTGGTGGGATAATTGGACTTATGAGACAAGGTCTTGAAACGACGTATGCTAAAGGAATCGGAGCACATGCTGCATCAGAAGTCGTGTTTAACATCGAGGATAAAGGCTTTGATTTCTTTGAAAGTTACATCGGAATCGACCAAGCGATGAAAGGTAGTAAGTCATCAGCAACATTTGAAGTTTGGGTTGATGGCGAAAAGCAATATGTGAGTGATGTAGTTGAATCAAGCACAGAAAGTAATTTTGTTAAAGTGCCTGTAACGGGTGCCAAAGAAGTAAAACTGATCACAACGGATGCTGGAATTAATGGGAATGCGGCTGACCATACCGTTTGGGCAGATGCTAAGTTTACGAAAAACGAAAGTAAGCCAGTTTTAACTGTCGCAGAAGATTTTGCAATGGTGAAATTAAACAGTGACTTTGATCTTCTAAAAGGTGTAAATGCGTTTGATGCCGAAGATGGCGACTTACTTAGCGCGGTGAAAGTAACGGTAAACGGCTATACGCCGAATAAATCAGGCTTATATCAAGTGGATTATGCTGTCACAGATAACGATGGCAATACCGTAACTACATCGAAGGAAGTCTATGTATATAGTGATACAACGTTTGCGACTGATATCGATTGGAAGTCTGCTACCACAGCTTGGAACAAAGTAAATAAAGATAAGGCTTCAGCAGGCGATATAATTAAATTACTCGTTAACGGGGAAACAAAGGAATTTGAAAAAGGTATCGGAACACATGCAAACTCTGAAATTGTATACGACCTTGAAGGAGAAAACTTTGATTACTTTGAAACATTCGTAGGTATCGAGAGAAGTATCGCTGAAAATGCTACATCAAGTGTAACGTTCAAAGTACTAGCTGATGGACAAGAAGTTTATAATAGCGGGGTTATGAAATATAACACAGAAGCAAAATTCGTGCGTATTCCTGTAAAAGGTGTAAAAGAGTTAAAACTGATTGCGAATGATGGTGGGTATAACGGTTCTGACCATGCCGCTTTTGCAGATGCGAAGTTCTATTTCTCGAATGGACTCCCAGAACTTTCGATTCCTCAATCAGTTGCAACGAAAGTAGGAGAGCCAATTAATGTAAATGTGGCGTACACAGCAGTTGATGCCGAAGATGGCGACTTAACTTCTCAAGTAAACGTGACAGGTATTGATAAAGTAAACTTTAACAAACCAGGGAAATATGAAATAACCTACACAGTAATAGATCATGATGGCAATACCGTAACAAAAACGAGAACGATTGCTGTTGTAAATATGGGAGATTATAACTACCTTTCAGATTTTGATTGGAGTTCGACTCAAAATAGTTATGCCGCTCCAATAAAAGATAAAGCAATAAGTAATAACCGTTTAAAATTAACGAATGACAATGGTAGTGAAGTCGTATATGAAAAAGGGATTGGCGCGCATTCTAACTCTACAATCGTGTATGATTTAACGGATAAAGATGCCGCTTACTTTACGTCGTTTGTTGGCGTTGACCGACAAATGTATAACAGCGTAGGGTCTGTCGTGTTCCAAGTATACGTCGATGGCGTGAAGCAATTTGACAGCGGTTTAATGGCATCAAAAGCTGCTCATAAATTCGTTGAAGTCAATCTAGCTGGAGCAAAGGAACTTAAATTAGTTGTGACAGACGGCGGTAATGGAAATGGCTCTGACCATGCAACATGGGGTGACGCAAAATTACACTTTGCCAATGCAAATCGTGTATATACGGATGATCTTGCATCTAGTATAGAAATTGCTCAAGCAGAGGATTTAGAAAGTTACACGGAAGCTAGTGTGGAAGCTTTACAAAATGCCATCACAAATGCAAATGCAGTTTTAGCAGATATAAATGCTTCCCAAACAGAAGTCGATGAAGCATTAACCGCATTAAATGCAGCAAAGCTAGGTCTAGTAGCAATTGATTTTAATCAAGTCATTGCAATTTCAGATGCCGCTTTAAGTAATGCTATTAAAACAACATTAGGTATAAATGGTGATATTACGCTAGGGGATATGCAAAACCTAACAACTTTAACAAGTGAATCACAAGGAATACGATCTCTAGAAGGTTTACAATACGCAAAAAATTTAGAGACACTCACTATTTCGGCAAATGAAATAACAGATTTCTCTACATTAAAAGGGTTACGTAAATTAATGACACTGAATGCCAATCCTCAATTTGTTGAAATGGGAGAAATGAAAGGTTCAGTAATAGAGATAGAAAACATTGTGAGAGGGATAGATGGTCTGAAAGTTAAACCTGTTTCAGTTGTATTTAGTAACACAATCATTCAAGAATCGAAAGAGGTAGACGTAAAAGGATTGGATGAACACCCAGAATTGTTCACAATCGATCTTACGAATGAAGAAAAAGGACTTTATTGGTTAGGACTTTCTTATAAAATTGAAGAAAGTACCGTAATGTTACGCTACCTGATTAACAATAAATAA
- a CDS encoding Fe3+-siderophore ABC transporter permease, translating into MIQVLFVILLWVIPIILVTNTYFKMDKEERQKLKTEFKSPLTFLCVGLLIIGFLLSLSGIILAIGLLQHIGVTMVFTSWFTTSIVNWKKGKTNFIKSAVLILLGVLGIAAYGFMVT; encoded by the coding sequence ATGATACAGGTTTTATTTGTTATCTTATTATGGGTTATACCGATTATCCTTGTTACAAATACATATTTTAAAATGGATAAGGAAGAACGACAGAAGCTTAAAACTGAGTTTAAAAGTCCGTTAACATTTTTATGTGTGGGATTGCTAATTATAGGCTTTTTGCTATCACTTTCTGGAATTATCCTAGCGATTGGATTGCTTCAGCATATTGGTGTAACTATGGTATTTACTAGTTGGTTTACTACTAGTATTGTAAACTGGAAAAAAGGAAAAACTAATTTTATAAAAAGTGCTGTACTTATTTTATTAGGGGTCTTAGGAATAGCAGCTTATGGATTTATGGTTACCTAG
- a CDS encoding GNAT family N-acetyltransferase, whose translation MIELRKITGDNIDEVIVLEVGENQKDFIETTNLRSFADAHMLNADGIPATPLAIYADDIMVGFLMYIYDTMDHESFENEVFYGKKSYFIWHNMIDKIYQGKGFGKLAFEKMLADIENMPDGEAEFVTLFYHTSNVIAKTLYASFGFVDTGIIQDNSMLAIKKLDRKITESLCNRLGDAK comes from the coding sequence ATGATTGAATTACGAAAGATAACTGGGGATAACATAGATGAAGTAATAGTACTTGAAGTTGGGGAAAACCAGAAAGACTTTATAGAAACTACTAACCTCAGAAGCTTTGCAGACGCTCATATGTTGAACGCAGACGGTATACCAGCGACTCCACTAGCCATTTATGCTGATGATATTATGGTTGGATTTTTGATGTATATTTACGATACGATGGATCATGAGTCATTTGAAAATGAAGTTTTCTATGGTAAGAAGAGTTATTTCATTTGGCATAATATGATTGATAAAATTTACCAAGGAAAAGGATTTGGCAAACTTGCTTTTGAAAAAATGTTGGCGGATATTGAAAACATGCCAGATGGGGAAGCAGAATTTGTAACCCTCTTTTATCATACAAGTAATGTCATAGCTAAAACATTATACGCATCATTTGGTTTTGTAGATACTGGCATCATTCAGGATAATTCGATGTTGGCGATTAAAAAGTTAGATAGAAAAATAACAGAATCCTTGTGCAATAGATTAGGGGATGCGAAATGA
- a CDS encoding helix-turn-helix transcriptional regulator, whose translation MKNKVKSRRSVLHITQDELAKQTGVTRQTIGLIENNKFNPSLTLCIAIAKALNQTLNDLFWEEEL comes from the coding sequence ATGAAAAATAAAGTTAAGTCACGACGTTCAGTTTTGCATATAACACAGGATGAACTTGCTAAACAGACGGGCGTCACGCGTCAAACCATTGGATTAATAGAAAATAACAAATTTAATCCTTCACTAACACTATGTATTGCAATCGCTAAAGCGTTAAATCAAACACTAAATGACTTATTTTGGGAGGAAGAATTATGA
- a CDS encoding NADH-dependent flavin oxidoreductase — protein sequence MTTYLTPFTFKNGVTIRNRYMMAPMTTYSANADDTVSDAEITYYRERSYGVGAVITACAYVIPNGKAFPGQISAHSDEYIPSLKRIADAIHDGGAKAILQIQHGGRQVGRNLVPNGDIVSASDTTAADGGVARALTVEEIEEIVIAFGETTRRAIEAGFDGVEIHGANTYLLQQFFSGFTNKRTDRYGGSVEKRMTFLLEIIDRVNRAKAQYADDQFIVGYRFSPEEPEEDGITLDETVQLVDRLADEKLDYLHISLGDFRAEARRYSGEKENRIKILNRVIKGRVPLIGVGSIFSPEDAKEAMATGADLLALGRELLIEPHWVEKVAAGEPVITEMDMSRDNNIPEPLMIRMKRNVGWVPGVK from the coding sequence ATGACAACTTATTTAACACCATTTACTTTTAAAAACGGCGTCACAATTCGTAATCGTTACATGATGGCGCCAATGACAACATACTCAGCAAATGCTGATGATACCGTATCAGATGCGGAGATTACATATTACCGTGAACGCTCATATGGCGTCGGTGCGGTGATTACAGCATGTGCTTACGTAATTCCTAATGGGAAAGCCTTCCCAGGTCAAATCTCGGCGCATAGCGATGAATACATTCCAAGCTTAAAACGTATTGCAGATGCAATTCACGATGGTGGTGCAAAAGCAATTTTACAAATACAGCATGGCGGACGCCAAGTAGGACGTAACCTTGTACCAAATGGTGATATCGTAAGTGCAAGTGACACGACAGCAGCAGATGGCGGTGTGGCTCGTGCTTTAACGGTAGAAGAAATTGAGGAAATCGTAATAGCCTTTGGTGAAACGACACGTCGCGCAATTGAAGCAGGATTTGACGGTGTTGAAATTCACGGTGCCAATACGTATTTATTACAACAATTCTTCTCAGGCTTTACAAATAAACGTACAGACCGTTACGGTGGCTCTGTTGAAAAACGTATGACCTTCTTATTAGAAATTATCGATCGTGTAAACCGTGCAAAAGCGCAATATGCTGATGACCAATTTATCGTTGGTTATCGTTTTAGCCCCGAAGAGCCTGAGGAAGATGGGATCACTCTAGATGAAACGGTTCAACTTGTAGATCGTTTAGCAGATGAAAAGCTCGATTACTTACACATTTCATTAGGTGATTTCCGTGCAGAAGCGCGTCGATATAGCGGTGAAAAAGAAAACCGTATTAAAATTTTAAACCGCGTCATTAAGGGTCGTGTACCGCTTATCGGCGTTGGTTCGATTTTTTCACCAGAAGATGCGAAAGAAGCGATGGCAACAGGCGCTGATTTACTTGCACTTGGTCGTGAGCTATTAATTGAACCACACTGGGTAGAAAAAGTAGCAGCTGGTGAACCAGTTATTACTGAAATGGATATGAGTCGTGATAATAACATTCCAGAGCCGCTAATGATCAGAATGAAACGTAATGTTGGTTGGGTGCCAGGCGTAAAATAG
- the istB gene encoding IS21-like element helper ATPase IstB, producing MIQQTNYQQLLKNLEYLKLKQMVTHLDEVVDFGIHNQMSFIDTLIKLTNYEIDLREHNMIHAMVKVGAFPNLKEIKDYDFDFQPSINPQQIHDFLTLRFIESNENIVFLGPSGVGKTHLASAIGIAAAKKRTSTYFIKCHDLIQNLKRARLENRLESRLKHYTKYRLLIIDEIGYLPIDPEDAKLFFQLIDMRYEKRSTIFTTNANFKSWDEVFQEPKLANAILDRILHHATVVTIIGNSYRLKNHLAPESE from the coding sequence ATGATACAGCAAACAAATTATCAGCAACTTTTGAAGAACTTAGAGTATTTAAAATTAAAACAAATGGTTACACATTTAGATGAAGTCGTGGACTTCGGCATCCACAATCAAATGTCATTTATCGATACGTTGATTAAATTAACAAATTATGAAATTGATTTACGTGAACACAATATGATTCATGCGATGGTAAAAGTGGGTGCCTTCCCAAATCTAAAAGAGATAAAGGACTATGATTTCGACTTCCAACCGTCAATCAACCCGCAACAGATTCATGATTTTCTTACATTACGTTTTATTGAGAGTAATGAAAACATCGTATTTTTAGGCCCTAGTGGTGTGGGTAAGACCCATTTAGCCTCCGCTATCGGGATTGCGGCTGCAAAAAAACGTACAAGTACGTATTTTATAAAATGTCATGATTTGATTCAGAACTTAAAAAGGGCTCGCCTAGAGAATCGTCTAGAGAGCCGCTTGAAGCATTACACAAAATATAGGTTACTTATTATCGATGAAATTGGTTATTTACCCATTGATCCGGAGGATGCAAAACTCTTCTTCCAGTTAATCGATATGCGTTATGAAAAACGAAGCACAATCTTTACAACAAACGCTAACTTTAAATCTTGGGACGAAGTGTTTCAGGAGCCTAAGTTAGCCAATGCGATTTTAGATCGCATTTTACATCACGCAACGGTTGTAACAATCATCGGTAATTCTTATCGTTTGAAAAACCATTTAGCTCCAGAAAGTGAGTAA